One part of the Lytechinus pictus isolate F3 Inbred chromosome 3, Lp3.0, whole genome shotgun sequence genome encodes these proteins:
- the LOC129256803 gene encoding ATR-interacting protein-like isoform X3 codes for MAINPLFSGPGQSKNPFPLFTSSKNRSSVPMAFPAPKKKARISMESGSAEVDPFKDFEDEESFTADDLEQIDIIESQAMSQIPKEDTSLATTSTKPHVNGANVAPNFSFKPLTSRSPNVPRKSSANFQQKTLNRPPSISSHGQTKRQTNITVPVAGLSSSKIYTGYLPPSQDKMRSSPPFISSQNRFKKGVEAQPTCKNPRLQQSNVSLPLHKKESPQSQGFGVSHTLLPQDSDHQQSTCKPFQNAVPTKELRHSLSAQTIAQGGAQSKSLTPPKGCTSSGTPSLPIQGNSGDAQRLAQELERMKEELENLKSERFSKDGEIQVLRQNLGKYKAEVSRLKIERVENEEKLKREQTENDKKLTKEAESLKTQLQFKERELAEAQNSFRSLEQRLQTNNNSITSKHPVTPPRNSPHLKRSLMGEREQASGTTPQQEGGFPTRESFMQTNPALGSPAKVKMRLVEEGCTSKGNLRSPKRVASRSPGHISSSQLIGRLIGQPHPQDYNASLLTQGSLISTLHAAESKSCLILRNSDDSSSIPAAKLLQTGEGNSTSSKPNKNHESAMRALSSILNLSSSSTNNCCANKPTSSKMEDSEQEQIEAFNVNHSNAILGVLPLLEDQLTEYIDLMHLMSVCSSSLASTCPSSSGDGAGRCLNGSFDTVAKDEQIQFEIKESQAVNALHTLHCLVSYSQIAATHVIQGSGESGGDLSIMEIDPSAPLIDPTQAPGRSISQQQMSCPANIPSALFNLPRCQILMRLIKIINSIQPSEGQGPLVLDTAIRILLELTRRLPIEDAFRLSELLESDFLHPLLTCDYPNTLCAVLTILSSLASKSWNLAQKLCTHSDTCFLLQVYQCASCGLNKCNTVDRMQIVGKIIDLLTCITSVHEDGAAFLLDTDCQCSEEVVSSMVIMLSREFRSIDPDCDLQSHRMLIIRKGLLPLHSLYMDSNFTDHRLEAEQQYNHLITEMNRLLSTLAVIHRHEVGFLQDFEGSDEDDLDQDSQEQQMDVN; via the exons ATGGCAATTAACCCTCTATTTTCTGGACCTGGTCAGAGTAAGAATCCATTCCCCTTGTTCACTTCTTCAAAGAACAGATCAAGTGTACCAATGGCATTCCCTGCCCCAAAGAAGAAAGCAAGAATAAGCATGGAAAGTGGATCAGCTGAAGTTGATCCATTTAAAGATTTTGAGGATGAGGAAAGTTTCACAGCAGATGACCTGGAGCAAATTGACATTATCGAATCCCAAGCCATGAGCCAAATACCCAAGGAAGACACCTCCCTTGCAACAACATCCACCAAACCACATGTAAATGGGGCAAATGTGGCACCCAACTTTTCATTCAAGCCTCTAACTTCCAGGTCGCCAAATGTTCCTAGAAAGTCAAGTGccaatttccaacagaaaactTTGAATAGGCCTCCTTCGATATCTAGCCATggtcagaccaaaagacagaCAAACATCACCGTGCCTGTTGCCGGACTAAGTTCCTCTAAAATCTATACCGGGTATCTGCCCCCTTCTCAGGACAAGATGAGAAGTTCCCCACCATTTATATCCAGTCAGAATAGATTCAAGAAAGGAGTGGAGGCTCAACCCACCTGTAAAAACCCTCGCCTTCAGCAATCTAATGTGAGCTTACCACTTCACAAGAAAGAATCTCCACAATCTCAGGGATTTGGGGTATCTCACACTCTGCTGCCTCAAGACTCTGATCATCAGCAGTCAACCTGCAAACCATTCCAGAATGCTGTTCCTACTAAAGAGTTACGTCACAGTCTTTCAGCCCAGACGATAGCTCAAGGAGGGGCACAGAGCAAGAGCCTTACTCCTCCAAAAGGATGCACTTCTTCAGGTACACCAAGTCTTCCCATACAAGGCAATTCAGGAGATGCACAGAGGTTAGCTCAAGAGttggaaagaatgaaggaagag ctagaaaatttgaaatctgaAAGATTTTCCAAAGATGGTGAGATTCAAGTCCTGAGGCAGAACCTTGGAAAATACAAAGCTGAAGTCAGTCGGTTGAAAATAGAGAGAGTTGAAAATGAGGAGAAGCTAAAGAGGGAGCAGACAGAGAATGATAAAAAGTTGACTAAAGAG GCAGAGAGTCTAAAAACACAACTTCAGTTCAAGGAGAGGGAGTTGGCAGAAGCCCAGAATTCATTTCGCAGTCTAGAGCAACGCCTTCAAACCAATAACAACAGTATCACAAGCAAGCACCCTGTTACCCCACCTCGTAACAGCCCCCATTTAAAGAGATCCTTGATGGGGGAAAGAGAGCAGGCCTCTGGTACTACGCCTCAACAAGAAGGGGGATTCCCCACCAGGGAGAGTTTCATGCAGACAAACCCTGCCCTGGGCTCACCAGCCAAGGTCAAGATGAGGCTTGTAGAAGAAGGTTGCACAAGCAAGGGGAATCTACGCAGCCCCAAACGTGTTGCAAGCAGAAGTCCAG GTCATATTTCTTCAAGTCAATTAATTGGACGGCTCATTGGCCAACCTCATCCCCAGGATTACAATGCTTCATTACTTACTCAGGGTTCTCTCATCAGTACTCTTCATGCAGCTGAGTCTAAGAGCTGCCTAATACTCAGGAACAGTGATGATAGTTCAAGCATCCCAGCAGCTAAGTT ATTACAGACTGGAGAAGGAAACAGTACATCTTCAAAACCAAACAAGAATCATGAATCTGCTATGAGAGCATTATCTTCAATCTTGAACTTATCTTCCTCATCCACAAATAATTGTTGTGCTAACAAACCTACCTCTTCCAAAATGGAAGATTCTGAACAAGAGCAGATTGAGGCCTTCAATGTGAACCATTCCAATGCAATATTAGGGGTGCTTCCTCTTCTGGAGGACCAGCTTACAGAATATATAGACTTGATGCATTTAATGAGCGTTTGCTCCTCAAGTTTGGCATCTACCTGTCCCAGCAGCAGTGGAGATGGAGCTGGGCGATGCTTGAATGGTTCTTTTGATACTGTTGCTAAAGATGAACAGATACAGTTTGAGATAAAAGAATCGCAAGCAGTAAATGCTTTACATACCCTGCACTGTTTAGTGAGCTACAGTCAAATTGCAGCTACTCATGTCATCCAAGGTAGTGGAGAAAGTGGTGGTGATCTCTCAATAATGGAAATAGACCCCTCAGCGCCTCTTATTGAT CCCACACAAGCCCCTGGGCGGTCAATATCCCAGCAACAGATGTCCTGTCCGGCTAACATACCATCTGCATTGTTTAACCTTCCAAGATGTCAGATCTTGATGAGACTGATAAAGATCATTAATAGCATACAGCCTTCAGAAGGACAGGGACCTTTGGTGCTAGATACTGCTATTAGGATACTCTTAGAACTTACTAGGAGATTGCCTATAGAAGATGCTTTCAG GCTATCTGAACTATTGGAATCAGATTTCCTCCATCCACTGTTAACGTGTGACTATCCTAACACTCTCTGTGCTGTGCTTACAATACTCTCATCACTTGCCTCCAAATCTTGGAACCTTGCCCAGAAATTGTGTACACATTCAG ACACTTGTTTCCTGCTTCAAGTATATCAGTGTGCTAGTTGTGGACTGAACAAATGTAATACTGTAGACAGGATGCAAATAGTTGGCAAG ATCATTGATCTTCTGACATGTATAACATCTGTGCATGAGGATGGAGCAGCTTTTTTACTTGATACTGATTGTCAGTGTAGTGAAGAG GTTGTCTCTTCTATGGTAATCATGTTATCAAGAGAGTTCAGATCTATTGATCCAGACTGTGATCTTCAAAGTCATAG AATGTTGATAATCCGAAAGGGACTTCTTCCACTCCACTCTCTGTACATGGATAGTAATTTCACTGACCATCGACTGGAAGCAGAACAACAGTACAATCATCTCATTACAGAGATGAACAGACTGTTATCAACCCTTGCAGTGATACATAGGCATGAAG
- the LOC129256803 gene encoding ATR-interacting protein-like isoform X4 — MAFPAPKKKARISMESGSAEVDPFKDFEDEESFTADDLEQIDIIESQAMSQIPKEDTSLATTSTKPHVNGANVAPNFSFKPLTSRSPNVPRKSSANFQQKTLNRPPSISSHGQTKRQTNITVPVAGLSSSKIYTGYLPPSQDKMRSSPPFISSQNRFKKGVEAQPTCKNPRLQQSNVSLPLHKKESPQSQGFGVSHTLLPQDSDHQQSTCKPFQNAVPTKELRHSLSAQTIAQGGAQSKSLTPPKGCTSSGTPSLPIQGNSGDAQRLAQELERMKEELENLKSERFSKDGEIQVLRQNLGKYKAEVSRLKIERVENEEKLKREQTENDKKLTKEAESLKTQLQFKERELAEAQNSFRSLEQRLQTNNNSITSKHPVTPPRNSPHLKRSLMGEREQASGTTPQQEGGFPTRESFMQTNPALGSPAKVKMRLVEEGCTSKGNLRSPKRVASRSPGHISSSQLIGRLIGQPHPQDYNASLLTQGSLISTLHAAESKSCLILRNSDDSSSIPAAKLLQTGEGNSTSSKPNKNHESAMRALSSILNLSSSSTNNCCANKPTSSKMEDSEQEQIEAFNVNHSNAILGVLPLLEDQLTEYIDLMHLMSVCSSSLASTCPSSSGDGAGRCLNGSFDTVAKDEQIQFEIKESQAVNALHTLHCLVSYSQIAATHVIQGSGESGGDLSIMEIDPSAPLIDPTQAPGRSISQQQMSCPANIPSALFNLPRCQILMRLIKIINSIQPSEGQGPLVLDTAIRILLELTRRLPIEDAFRLSELLESDFLHPLLTCDYPNTLCAVLTILSSLASKSWNLAQKLCTHSDTCFLLQVYQCASCGLNKCNTVDRMQIVGKIIDLLTCITSVHEDGAAFLLDTDCQCSEEVVSSMVIMLSREFRSIDPDCDLQSHRMLIIRKGLLPLHSLYMDSNFTDHRLEAEQQYNHLITEMNRLLSTLAVIHRHEVGFLQDFEGSDEDDLDQDSQEQQMDVN, encoded by the exons ATGGCATTCCCTGCCCCAAAGAAGAAAGCAAGAATAAGCATGGAAAGTGGATCAGCTGAAGTTGATCCATTTAAAGATTTTGAGGATGAGGAAAGTTTCACAGCAGATGACCTGGAGCAAATTGACATTATCGAATCCCAAGCCATGAGCCAAATACCCAAGGAAGACACCTCCCTTGCAACAACATCCACCAAACCACATGTAAATGGGGCAAATGTGGCACCCAACTTTTCATTCAAGCCTCTAACTTCCAGGTCGCCAAATGTTCCTAGAAAGTCAAGTGccaatttccaacagaaaactTTGAATAGGCCTCCTTCGATATCTAGCCATggtcagaccaaaagacagaCAAACATCACCGTGCCTGTTGCCGGACTAAGTTCCTCTAAAATCTATACCGGGTATCTGCCCCCTTCTCAGGACAAGATGAGAAGTTCCCCACCATTTATATCCAGTCAGAATAGATTCAAGAAAGGAGTGGAGGCTCAACCCACCTGTAAAAACCCTCGCCTTCAGCAATCTAATGTGAGCTTACCACTTCACAAGAAAGAATCTCCACAATCTCAGGGATTTGGGGTATCTCACACTCTGCTGCCTCAAGACTCTGATCATCAGCAGTCAACCTGCAAACCATTCCAGAATGCTGTTCCTACTAAAGAGTTACGTCACAGTCTTTCAGCCCAGACGATAGCTCAAGGAGGGGCACAGAGCAAGAGCCTTACTCCTCCAAAAGGATGCACTTCTTCAGGTACACCAAGTCTTCCCATACAAGGCAATTCAGGAGATGCACAGAGGTTAGCTCAAGAGttggaaagaatgaaggaagag ctagaaaatttgaaatctgaAAGATTTTCCAAAGATGGTGAGATTCAAGTCCTGAGGCAGAACCTTGGAAAATACAAAGCTGAAGTCAGTCGGTTGAAAATAGAGAGAGTTGAAAATGAGGAGAAGCTAAAGAGGGAGCAGACAGAGAATGATAAAAAGTTGACTAAAGAG GCAGAGAGTCTAAAAACACAACTTCAGTTCAAGGAGAGGGAGTTGGCAGAAGCCCAGAATTCATTTCGCAGTCTAGAGCAACGCCTTCAAACCAATAACAACAGTATCACAAGCAAGCACCCTGTTACCCCACCTCGTAACAGCCCCCATTTAAAGAGATCCTTGATGGGGGAAAGAGAGCAGGCCTCTGGTACTACGCCTCAACAAGAAGGGGGATTCCCCACCAGGGAGAGTTTCATGCAGACAAACCCTGCCCTGGGCTCACCAGCCAAGGTCAAGATGAGGCTTGTAGAAGAAGGTTGCACAAGCAAGGGGAATCTACGCAGCCCCAAACGTGTTGCAAGCAGAAGTCCAG GTCATATTTCTTCAAGTCAATTAATTGGACGGCTCATTGGCCAACCTCATCCCCAGGATTACAATGCTTCATTACTTACTCAGGGTTCTCTCATCAGTACTCTTCATGCAGCTGAGTCTAAGAGCTGCCTAATACTCAGGAACAGTGATGATAGTTCAAGCATCCCAGCAGCTAAGTT ATTACAGACTGGAGAAGGAAACAGTACATCTTCAAAACCAAACAAGAATCATGAATCTGCTATGAGAGCATTATCTTCAATCTTGAACTTATCTTCCTCATCCACAAATAATTGTTGTGCTAACAAACCTACCTCTTCCAAAATGGAAGATTCTGAACAAGAGCAGATTGAGGCCTTCAATGTGAACCATTCCAATGCAATATTAGGGGTGCTTCCTCTTCTGGAGGACCAGCTTACAGAATATATAGACTTGATGCATTTAATGAGCGTTTGCTCCTCAAGTTTGGCATCTACCTGTCCCAGCAGCAGTGGAGATGGAGCTGGGCGATGCTTGAATGGTTCTTTTGATACTGTTGCTAAAGATGAACAGATACAGTTTGAGATAAAAGAATCGCAAGCAGTAAATGCTTTACATACCCTGCACTGTTTAGTGAGCTACAGTCAAATTGCAGCTACTCATGTCATCCAAGGTAGTGGAGAAAGTGGTGGTGATCTCTCAATAATGGAAATAGACCCCTCAGCGCCTCTTATTGAT CCCACACAAGCCCCTGGGCGGTCAATATCCCAGCAACAGATGTCCTGTCCGGCTAACATACCATCTGCATTGTTTAACCTTCCAAGATGTCAGATCTTGATGAGACTGATAAAGATCATTAATAGCATACAGCCTTCAGAAGGACAGGGACCTTTGGTGCTAGATACTGCTATTAGGATACTCTTAGAACTTACTAGGAGATTGCCTATAGAAGATGCTTTCAG GCTATCTGAACTATTGGAATCAGATTTCCTCCATCCACTGTTAACGTGTGACTATCCTAACACTCTCTGTGCTGTGCTTACAATACTCTCATCACTTGCCTCCAAATCTTGGAACCTTGCCCAGAAATTGTGTACACATTCAG ACACTTGTTTCCTGCTTCAAGTATATCAGTGTGCTAGTTGTGGACTGAACAAATGTAATACTGTAGACAGGATGCAAATAGTTGGCAAG ATCATTGATCTTCTGACATGTATAACATCTGTGCATGAGGATGGAGCAGCTTTTTTACTTGATACTGATTGTCAGTGTAGTGAAGAG GTTGTCTCTTCTATGGTAATCATGTTATCAAGAGAGTTCAGATCTATTGATCCAGACTGTGATCTTCAAAGTCATAG AATGTTGATAATCCGAAAGGGACTTCTTCCACTCCACTCTCTGTACATGGATAGTAATTTCACTGACCATCGACTGGAAGCAGAACAACAGTACAATCATCTCATTACAGAGATGAACAGACTGTTATCAACCCTTGCAGTGATACATAGGCATGAAG
- the LOC129256803 gene encoding ATR-interacting protein-like isoform X2, which yields MAFPAPKKKARISMESGSAEVDPFKDFEDEESFTADDLEQIDIIESQAMSQIPKEDTSLATTSTKPHVNGANVAPNFSFKPLTSRSPNVPRKSSANFQQKTLNRPPSISSHGQTKRQTNITVPVAGLSSSKIYTGYLPPSQDKMRSSPPFISSQNRFKKGVEAQPTCKNPRLQQSNVSLPLHKKESPQSQGFGVSHTLLPQDSDHQQSTCKPFQNAVPTKELRHSLSAQTIAQGGAQSKSLTPPKGCTSSGTPSLPIQGNSGDAQRLAQELERMKEELENLKSERFSKDGEIQVLRQNLGKYKAEVSRLKIERVENEEKLKREQTENDKKLTKEAESLKTQLQFKERELAEAQNSFRSLEQRLQTNNNSITSKHPVTPPRNSPHLKRSLMGEREQASGTTPQQEGGFPTRESFMQTNPALGSPAKVKMRLVEEGCTSKGNLRSPKRVASRSPARSPKVVMKQRKVSSSKTNLRRDIAVSTKLTLTSRYPSGHISSSQLIGRLIGQPHPQDYNASLLTQGSLISTLHAAESKSCLILRNSDDSSSIPAAKLLQTGEGNSTSSKPNKNHESAMRALSSILNLSSSSTNNCCANKPTSSKMEDSEQEQIEAFNVNHSNAILGVLPLLEDQLTEYIDLMHLMSVCSSSLASTCPSSSGDGAGRCLNGSFDTVAKDEQIQFEIKESQAVNALHTLHCLVSYSQIAATHVIQGSGESGGDLSIMEIDPSAPLIDPTQAPGRSISQQQMSCPANIPSALFNLPRCQILMRLIKIINSIQPSEGQGPLVLDTAIRILLELTRRLPIEDAFRLSELLESDFLHPLLTCDYPNTLCAVLTILSSLASKSWNLAQKLCTHSDTCFLLQVYQCASCGLNKCNTVDRMQIVGKIIDLLTCITSVHEDGAAFLLDTDCQCSEEVVSSMVIMLSREFRSIDPDCDLQSHRMLIIRKGLLPLHSLYMDSNFTDHRLEAEQQYNHLITEMNRLLSTLAVIHRHEVGFLQDFEGSDEDDLDQDSQEQQMDVN from the exons ATGGCATTCCCTGCCCCAAAGAAGAAAGCAAGAATAAGCATGGAAAGTGGATCAGCTGAAGTTGATCCATTTAAAGATTTTGAGGATGAGGAAAGTTTCACAGCAGATGACCTGGAGCAAATTGACATTATCGAATCCCAAGCCATGAGCCAAATACCCAAGGAAGACACCTCCCTTGCAACAACATCCACCAAACCACATGTAAATGGGGCAAATGTGGCACCCAACTTTTCATTCAAGCCTCTAACTTCCAGGTCGCCAAATGTTCCTAGAAAGTCAAGTGccaatttccaacagaaaactTTGAATAGGCCTCCTTCGATATCTAGCCATggtcagaccaaaagacagaCAAACATCACCGTGCCTGTTGCCGGACTAAGTTCCTCTAAAATCTATACCGGGTATCTGCCCCCTTCTCAGGACAAGATGAGAAGTTCCCCACCATTTATATCCAGTCAGAATAGATTCAAGAAAGGAGTGGAGGCTCAACCCACCTGTAAAAACCCTCGCCTTCAGCAATCTAATGTGAGCTTACCACTTCACAAGAAAGAATCTCCACAATCTCAGGGATTTGGGGTATCTCACACTCTGCTGCCTCAAGACTCTGATCATCAGCAGTCAACCTGCAAACCATTCCAGAATGCTGTTCCTACTAAAGAGTTACGTCACAGTCTTTCAGCCCAGACGATAGCTCAAGGAGGGGCACAGAGCAAGAGCCTTACTCCTCCAAAAGGATGCACTTCTTCAGGTACACCAAGTCTTCCCATACAAGGCAATTCAGGAGATGCACAGAGGTTAGCTCAAGAGttggaaagaatgaaggaagag ctagaaaatttgaaatctgaAAGATTTTCCAAAGATGGTGAGATTCAAGTCCTGAGGCAGAACCTTGGAAAATACAAAGCTGAAGTCAGTCGGTTGAAAATAGAGAGAGTTGAAAATGAGGAGAAGCTAAAGAGGGAGCAGACAGAGAATGATAAAAAGTTGACTAAAGAG GCAGAGAGTCTAAAAACACAACTTCAGTTCAAGGAGAGGGAGTTGGCAGAAGCCCAGAATTCATTTCGCAGTCTAGAGCAACGCCTTCAAACCAATAACAACAGTATCACAAGCAAGCACCCTGTTACCCCACCTCGTAACAGCCCCCATTTAAAGAGATCCTTGATGGGGGAAAGAGAGCAGGCCTCTGGTACTACGCCTCAACAAGAAGGGGGATTCCCCACCAGGGAGAGTTTCATGCAGACAAACCCTGCCCTGGGCTCACCAGCCAAGGTCAAGATGAGGCTTGTAGAAGAAGGTTGCACAAGCAAGGGGAATCTACGCAGCCCCAAACGTGTTGCAAGCAGAAGTCCAG CCAGAAGCCCCAAGGTTGTTATGAAGCAGAGGAAGGTTTCATCCAGCAAGACCAATCTGAGGAGAGATATTGCTGTCTCCACCAAGCTAACTCTGACATCTAGATATCCAAGTG GTCATATTTCTTCAAGTCAATTAATTGGACGGCTCATTGGCCAACCTCATCCCCAGGATTACAATGCTTCATTACTTACTCAGGGTTCTCTCATCAGTACTCTTCATGCAGCTGAGTCTAAGAGCTGCCTAATACTCAGGAACAGTGATGATAGTTCAAGCATCCCAGCAGCTAAGTT ATTACAGACTGGAGAAGGAAACAGTACATCTTCAAAACCAAACAAGAATCATGAATCTGCTATGAGAGCATTATCTTCAATCTTGAACTTATCTTCCTCATCCACAAATAATTGTTGTGCTAACAAACCTACCTCTTCCAAAATGGAAGATTCTGAACAAGAGCAGATTGAGGCCTTCAATGTGAACCATTCCAATGCAATATTAGGGGTGCTTCCTCTTCTGGAGGACCAGCTTACAGAATATATAGACTTGATGCATTTAATGAGCGTTTGCTCCTCAAGTTTGGCATCTACCTGTCCCAGCAGCAGTGGAGATGGAGCTGGGCGATGCTTGAATGGTTCTTTTGATACTGTTGCTAAAGATGAACAGATACAGTTTGAGATAAAAGAATCGCAAGCAGTAAATGCTTTACATACCCTGCACTGTTTAGTGAGCTACAGTCAAATTGCAGCTACTCATGTCATCCAAGGTAGTGGAGAAAGTGGTGGTGATCTCTCAATAATGGAAATAGACCCCTCAGCGCCTCTTATTGAT CCCACACAAGCCCCTGGGCGGTCAATATCCCAGCAACAGATGTCCTGTCCGGCTAACATACCATCTGCATTGTTTAACCTTCCAAGATGTCAGATCTTGATGAGACTGATAAAGATCATTAATAGCATACAGCCTTCAGAAGGACAGGGACCTTTGGTGCTAGATACTGCTATTAGGATACTCTTAGAACTTACTAGGAGATTGCCTATAGAAGATGCTTTCAG GCTATCTGAACTATTGGAATCAGATTTCCTCCATCCACTGTTAACGTGTGACTATCCTAACACTCTCTGTGCTGTGCTTACAATACTCTCATCACTTGCCTCCAAATCTTGGAACCTTGCCCAGAAATTGTGTACACATTCAG ACACTTGTTTCCTGCTTCAAGTATATCAGTGTGCTAGTTGTGGACTGAACAAATGTAATACTGTAGACAGGATGCAAATAGTTGGCAAG ATCATTGATCTTCTGACATGTATAACATCTGTGCATGAGGATGGAGCAGCTTTTTTACTTGATACTGATTGTCAGTGTAGTGAAGAG GTTGTCTCTTCTATGGTAATCATGTTATCAAGAGAGTTCAGATCTATTGATCCAGACTGTGATCTTCAAAGTCATAG AATGTTGATAATCCGAAAGGGACTTCTTCCACTCCACTCTCTGTACATGGATAGTAATTTCACTGACCATCGACTGGAAGCAGAACAACAGTACAATCATCTCATTACAGAGATGAACAGACTGTTATCAACCCTTGCAGTGATACATAGGCATGAAG